From Microplitis mediator isolate UGA2020A chromosome 11, iyMicMedi2.1, whole genome shotgun sequence, one genomic window encodes:
- the LOC130677601 gene encoding putative leucine-rich repeat-containing protein DDB_G0290503 isoform X2 produces the protein MSDNDNKPPDLPDSNKEDDKSSVDLVNLNTTDKCDNPGSLVDYKNLMLKNKFDLKKKEEEVQEYAKKLTKIKSKVKSRRSVDTSGLSSVNETMSPSKLDHSEAQTPSERSHLLQQKLEENRKIFEQRNKNLIESKRADEVKLEEIRQQLFSGETTVSEDINFKYLTDDKDKKIVDLNNKVMELESIIMDLKDNLNNKDSVIESKTKAITLVSDNLSLKSKETLDQLEDTKDEMRSMQENFIKIESNLKVKIDSLIMDIGEKDKKINELEGEMHKEQESVSTVTDDTLDSRNEEVDKLKSELDELNKSMIKIKAQNKSKLKNLQRRLDRYQKSADPNDQVVNLINQVSILEEEKATNQELQKQISDLSEEFNKQKQQIQVHVDALALLENEKLDLVQELEKVKEEAAKLKSENGECENLRVTAELKVVELEEQLELLYKQNNKTDEPETFVDNNNELVIKLNELQDKFDLAMQEKILLEDKLNNLTNSASTDHDDQEVALMSLKTEIVNLKQLNEQQRTFIDDIQLHLTDNQLELEQKNKLLDHYEGLIDNCTKIQAKLSDMLIKIDDGKAGDDNVDISSLEAKLDDNDLNISQLKKQVDDKNILIDDLKVQLDNLNSEYDNFKAEKESTVGKLNLKYEEDINMLTKLMGGLNSELEDKKNQSDLDKLRIESLEESLRFHEIEIEKGKKLIEGLNLKLEEKSEECLKLLREGSDDKVEKIDNLTNKILDKEQVIETFLQEKEMLEGKIHEETVKSNEQMWVIEDLNNQIYKLKVEMTEKEANLLSMLNEKETLESKWRHEVNENQGKLERLNELSQEIDNLNSKINDYEAQLSEISNEKLLLENKIEESENELSMINNLQSEIDALKNNLSDNENIIESLRRDKEILEHQLRDAENKLLIIDELNNELNALKTTLADKDNEIIELSRDKEILRDELQVKNNELRVIDDLHRELDNVKMKLAEKDEMIESTLKDKEILEDQLGQSEGKLKIFNDANHELEIIKHKVMEREEIIESMSREKGILEELLSEKEEKLRSFDQLTLEMEAMKNQMMADKEIIDSIYADKSVMEDRLREEMSENQSLLIKIRELLSEIEKLKNELNSKEAELEENFKIIDDVKMQLRNQSEYAENLKVQIDSSNRMIDQIKITHADELNALNNQLDSTVRDLNLKLKEIDDLKAALSDKEKLIGNNITKEVKIDLENKIFQLERQLEDAHNNNASQLQKMKIIAANLKKKSIQCQEHEMKLNEYDEKWEHETREKDLLNEKVVVLQTELEEKNKQSEELEKLLQDSIRELDDLKLNHEKLQAEFTQVDKILRENNQELAALREKYQKLEEEIKERVDEVVRIERLRDEVTAEFTKFKEENYRDKVEVDSELEETKEKARELGVRMQVMESEYLEHLNTIQMLRTENGMLMSKHSQLNERLETTEIDFEKKINDLENVKSKLEEENEKKNKQLADIELKLIEANRVVEELKLQNNNLEDKILVIEELEVKIKNLEEQIETVNKEKEFLVEKLESLSLAKESGAITEEVGGQNIENIEEPDAKLVDEEEWGWNAQEAEIPGIQITPFRTEETQMQAKIAELQDTIKDLEEEKLRLSDELKAIQIKNGKLIRKVKEFKIHNDNLSQQLKLQMNSNKFSDLDSAIEEELKSQVAQLEKNLNTAKSDNEKIAAERDNLLKRIDVLTAANESFIETKERQDRDIEVMVIRNKELSNKIHLLESRVPTTGDSDEKVDGSHESHGDECVKCKEKINELQENLELLSNENEELRALIEHEKMELSRQKREIEESKNLAEGMKVNFYDMLEKSHTKEKSCLENLSEVTEIKENVEENLESTLKEERLRIEQLEKKIAEDGEVISKLNCQVEGLNIELAVKETLITEVKVQLEQVEAALKVKVELKEQLELERDNLLHSLQQLNDQIYENNIALEEKDNRLILLENNLQNTSEELRARDDTIVQMNNTLVELQQLLEMTNEEKNKLKADYDQLIDELKLTSQQVENLTAKARELEELRIETDNHLQMCRSAQVKCLDDLEGVGAEKIRVEETLSSLTSQVSGKYQEFAEKDLRIQTLEEDLINLLKERDNYLKSYEETDSKLSEITDAMANVTELLNVRVQEVADLKQYIKKLEFDRLSIDDLNAQINNLNDRLTDKDNELAEMRNKFTEELDDKVKEIISLQSKLEELDKEYSSIISSSNNHAEENKLLKEAINNNEVLIENLQTGIKDRDERIIYLQQQVDECNEEIQRMNYVIADYEESSNLSVIKIMELTEEVSRARGLEEAISEIKAEHQQTVESLQNTILESKQAIDEIKNQLNVKDEEIEDLKYILNESTYPGIIQELQNKIDTLYQEKNQLTLALMKSNKDLGELELPSVDLSKIEEKSELKDLGSSELDVALYMLHQRDVRCEELTHELMQLLEERDTLQLRLSNAIRVNEELRKYSPGTSKPEDDADSVASQETNDAASVSSQSEVKGKEILAEKLSQLHNVGHRKDIRLKDERELRHTQQMSLIAHKEALSTLPPDAAARLINAKYTVSRDVQSQSSVLLNWLWGKSTPKVVHM, from the exons ATGTCGGATAATGATAACAAACCACCGGATTTACCAGATAGTAATAAAGAAGATGATAAAAGTTCAGTGgatttagttaatttaaatactacTGATAAATGTGACAATCCTGGTTCGCTGGTGgattataagaatttaatgttgaaaaataaatttgatttgaagaaaaaagaagaagaagttcag gagTATGCAAAgaaattgacaaaaataaaatcaaaagttAAATCACGTCGTAGTGTTGACACATCGGGGTTGTCATCAGTAAATGAAACAATGTCACCTTCTAAATTGGATCATAGTGAAGCTCAAACACCATCGGAAAGAAGTCATCTGTTGCAACAAAAATTGGAAGAAAATCGTAAAATATTTGAACAGAGGAATAAGAATTTAATTGAAAGTAAACGTGCTGATGAAGTTAAACTTGAAGAGATTCGCCAGCAGTTATTTAGTGGAGAGACGACTGTTAGTGaggatattaattttaaatatttaactgatgataaagacaaaaaaattgttgatttaaataataaagttatgGAACTCGAGTCAATAATTATGGATTTAAAGgacaatttgaataataaagaTTCTGTTATTGAGTCGAAAACAAAAGCTATCACCTTAGTCTCGGATAATTTATCGCTGAAGAGTAAGGAGACGTTGGATCAGCTAGAGGATACCAAGGATGAGATGCGGAGTATGCAggagaattttattaaaattgagaGTAATCTTAAAGTTAAAATAGATAGTTTAATAATGGACATTGGAGAGAAGGATAAAAAGATAAATGAGTTAGAGGGGGAGATGCACAAAGAACAGGAGAGTGTGAGCACTGTGACTGACGATACGCTGGATAGTAGAAACGAAGAAGTTGATAAACTTAAAAGCGAACTcgatgaattaaataaaagtatgattaaaataaaggcacaaaataaaagcaaattgaaaaatttacaaagaCGATTGGATAGATACCAAAAg TCTGCGGATCCAAATGACCaagttgtaaatttaataaatcaagtATCTATTTTAGAAGAAGAAAAAG CAACCAATCAAGAGTTGCAGAAACAAATAAGTGATTTGAGTGAGGAATTTAATAAACAGAAACAACAAATTCAAGTACATGTTGATGCATTAGCTCTTTTGGAAAATGAAAAGCTAGATCTTGTTCAAG aattagaAAAAGTTAAAGAAGAAGCAGCCAAATTAAAATCTGAAAATGGAGAATGTGAAAATCTACGAGTTACTGCCGAACTAAAAGTTGTCGAGTTAGAGGAACAATTAGAGTTATtatacaaacaaaataataaaactgatgAACCAGAGACATTTgttgacaataataatgagctggtaataaaattaaatgaactgcaagataaatttgatttggcaatgcaggaaaaaattttgttagaagataaattgaataatttaacaaaCTCGGCGAGTACTGATCATGACGATCAAGAAGTTGCTTTGATGTCTCTTAAAACAGAGATTGTTAATTTAAAGCAATTGAACGAACAGCAGCGGACATTTATCGATGATATTCAGTTACATTTAACTGATAATCAATTGGAATTggaacagaaaaataaattgctcgATCATTATGAAGGATTGATTGATAACTGTACTAAAATTCAAGCTAAATTGTCTGATATGTTGATTAAAATTGATGATGGCAAAGCTGGTGACGATAATGTCGATATTTCTTCCTTAGAAGCTAAACttgatgataatgatttaaatatttcgcaATTGAAGAAGCAAgttgatgataaaaacatATTAATTGATGATCTTAAAGTGcaattagataatttaaatagtgaGTACGATAATTTTAAAGCTGAAAAAGAGAGTACTGTTGGtaaattaaatcttaaatATGAAGAAGATATAAATATGTTGACTAAATTGATGGGTGGATTGAATAGCGAGTTAGAGGATAAGAAGAATCAATCGGATTTGGACAAATTAAGGATAGAAAGTTTAGAAGAGAGTTTAAGGTTCCAtgaaattgaaattgaaaagggtaaaaaattgattgaaggATTGAATTTAAAGTTAGAGGAAAAATCGGAGGaatgtttgaaattattacgCGAGGGTAGTGATGATAAAGTTGAGAAAATAGATAATTtgacaaataaaattcttgacaaagaGCAAGttattgaaacttttttgCAGGAAAAAGAAATGCTTGAGGGTAAAATACATGAAGAAACAGTTAAAAGTAATGAACAAATGTGGGTGattgaagatttaaataatcaaatttataaattgaaggTTGAAATGACGGAAAAAGAAGCTAATTTATTGTCAAtgttaaatgaaaaagaaacCCTTGAGAGTAAATGGAGGCATGAAGTTAATGAAAATCAAGGCAAATTAGAGAGATTAAATGAATTGTCACAAGAAATAGATAATttgaatagtaaaataaacgATTATGAAGCTCAATTaagtgaaatttcaaatgaaaaattattgttggaaaataaaattgaggaAAGCGAAAATGAATTATcgatgattaataatttacagagtGAAATAGATgcgttgaaaaataatttaagtgataatgaaaatataattgagtcATTGAGACGCGACAAAGAAATTCTGGAACATCAATTACGTGATgcggaaaataaattattaattattgatgagTTGAATAACGAATTAAATGCTTTGAAGACTACACTAGCAGATAaagataatgaaataattgaattatctCGAGATAAAGAAATTTTACGGGATGAATTGcaagttaaaaataacgaattGCGAGTTATTGATGATTTACATCGTGAACTGGATAATGTTAAGATGAAATTAGCTGAGAAAGATGAAATGATTGAGTCTACTTTGAAGGACAAAGAAATTTTGGAAGATCAACTTGGACAGAGTGAAggtaaattgaaaatatttaacgacGCGAATCATGAGTTGGAAATTATTAAGCACAAAGTAATGGAGAGAGAAGAAATAATTGAATCGATGTCTAGAGAAAAAGGAATTCTGGAAGAATTGTTGAGCGAGAAGGAGGAAAAACTTCGATCGTTTGATCAGCTGACACTTGAGATGGAGGCGATGAAAAATCAAATGATGGCTGATAAAGAAATAATTGATTCGATTTATGCTGATAAATCTGTAATGGAAGATAGACTTAGGGAAGAGATGAGTGAAAATCAGAGTTTGTTGATTAAAATACGAGAATTATTGTCGGAAATTGAGAAACTGAAGAACGAATTGAATAGCAAAGAGGCAGAATTGgaagaaaactttaaaattattgatgacGTGAAGATGCAGCTTAGAAACCAGTCGGAGTATGCGGAAAATTTGAAAGTACAAATTGATTCGTCTAATCGTATGATTGATCAGATTAAAATTACACACGCAGATGAATTGAATGCATTGAATAATCAATTGGATTCAACTGTTAgagatttgaatttgaaattaaaagaaattgatGATTTGAAAGCTGCTTTAagtgataaagaaaaattaattggcaATAATATTACTAAAGAGGTTAAAAttgatttagaaaataaaatttttcaattagagCGTCAGCTTGAAGATgctcataataataatgcgAGTCAGTTGCAAAAAATGAAGATAATTGCAGCTAATTTGAAGAAGAAATCAATTCAGTGTCAAGAGCATGAGATGAAATTGAATGAGTATGATGAAAAATGGGAGCACGAGACACGGGAGAAAGatttattgaatgaaaaaGTTGTTGTGCTTCAAACAGAACTTGAAGAAAAGAATAAACAAAGTGAGGagttggaaaaattattacaggATAGTATCCGTGAGCTTGATGACTTGAAATTAAATCACGAAAAACTGCAGGCTGAATTTACGCAAGTGGATAAAATTCTTCGGGAAAATAATCAGGAGCTCGCTGCgctgagagaaaaatatcagAAACTTGAAGAGGAAATTAAAGAACGCGTTGATGAAGTCGTAAGAATTGAACGGCTACGAGATGAAGTGACGGCAGAGTTTACTAAATTTAAAGAAGAAAATTATCGAGATAAAGTTGAGGTGGACAGTGAACTTGAAGAGACGAAGGAAAAAGCTCGTGAACTTGGTGTTCGTATGCAAGTTATGGAGAGTGAGTATTTGGAACATTTGAATACTATTCAGATGTTGAGAACAGAAAATGGTATGCTGATGTCCAAACATTCACAGTTGAATGAACGCTTGGAGACCACGGAAATTGATTTTGAAAAGAAGATCAATGACTTAGAAAACGTTAAAAGTAAACTTGAAGAGgagaatgagaaaaaaaataaacagctTGCGGATATTGAGTTGAAATTAATTGAAGCGAATCGAGTTGTCGAAgaacttaaattacaaaataataatttagaagataaaattttggtaATTGAAGAGcttgaagtaaaaattaaaaatttggaagAACAAATTGAAActgtaaataaagaaaaagaatttttagtagaaaaattagaatctTTATCGTTAGCTAAAGAATCTGGAGCTATAACAGAAGAAGTAGGAGGGCAGaatatagaaaatattgaagaaCCGGATGCAAAACTTGTTGACGAAGAAGAATGGGGATGGAATGCTCAAGAAGCAGAGATACCTGGTATTCAAATTACACCTTTTCGCACTGAAGAAACGCAGATGCAAGCTAAAATAGCTGAATTACAAGACACTATAAAAGATCTGGAGGAAGAAAAATTACGACTAAGTGATGAGTTGAAGGCTATACAAATTAAAAACGGTAAATTGATAAGGAAAGTTaaggaatttaaaattcacaatgataatttatcacagcaattaaaattacaaatgaattcaaataaatttagtgattTAGATTCGGCTATTGAGGAAGAACTTAAGAGCCAAGTGGCCCAGcttgagaaaaatttgaatacagCCAAGAgtgataatgaaaaaatagcCGCTGAAAgagataatttattgaaacgcATCGACGTTTTGACTGCGGCCAATGAAAGTTTTATCGAGACAAAAGAACGCCAGGACCGGGATATTGAAGTTATGGTAATTAGAAACAAAGAATtgagtaataaaattcatttgctGGAGTCTAGAGTCCCGACAACCGGGGATTCAGATGAAAAAGTTGACGGCTCGCATGAATCGCACGGCGACGAGTGTGTCAagtgtaaagaaaaaataaacgaactgcaagaaaatttagaattGCTGTCTAATGAAAATGAAGAACTGAGAGCACTTATTGAGCACGAAAAAATGGAACTGAGTAGACAGAAAAGAGAGATTGAAGAGTCGAAAAATTTAGCTGAAGGTATGAAAGTTAATTTCTACGATATGCTTGAAAAGTCACAtactaaagaaaaaagttgtttagaaaatctaaGCGAAGTAACGGAGATAAAAGAAAATGTTGAGGAAAATCTTGAGAGCACTTTGAAAGAAGAGAGACTGAGGATTGAgcagttggaaaaaaaaatagctgaAGATGGTGAGgtaataagtaaattaaattgccaaGTTGAAGGCTTAAACATCGAGCTGGCCGTCAAAGAAACCTTAATAACCGAGGTGAAAGTACAATTGGAACAAGTTGAAGCTGCTCTCAAGGTTAAAGTTGAGCTTAAAGAGCAACTCGAGTTAGAGCGCGATAACCTTTTACATTCTTTGCAACAATTAAATGATcagatttatgaaaataatattgcgCTTGAGGAAAAAGAtaatcgattaattttattggaaaataatttacaaaacaCGTCGGAAGAATTAAGAGCACGTGATGATACTATAGTACAAATGAATAATACGTTGGTTGAATTGCAGCAACTGTTGGAGATGacgaatgaagaaaaaaataaattgaaagcCGATTACGATCAACTGATTGATGAGTTAAAATTAACAAGTCAACAAgttgaaaatttgacagcaaaagctAGAGAGTTAGAGGAATTGAGAATAGAAACTGATAATCATTTACAGATGTGTCGCAGTGCTCAAGTTAAATGCTTGGATGATCTTGAAGGAGTTGGCGCTGAGAAAATTAGAGTAGAAGAAACTTTAAGCTCTTTGACAAGTCAAGTGTCTGGTAAATATCAAGAGTTTGCGGAAAAAGATTTGCGTATCCAGACATTAGAggaagatttaattaatttgttgaaggagcgcgataattatttaaagtctTATGAAGAAACGGATAGTAAATTGAGTGAAATAACTGATGCAATGGCTAATGTTACTGAATTATTGAATGTACGAGTTCAAGAAGTTGCTGATTTGAAACAGTATATCAAGAAACTTGAGTTTGATAGACTAAGTATCGATGATCTTAATGcccagataaataatttaaatgacagGTTAACGGATAAAGATAATGAACTAGCGGAAATGAGGAATAAATTCACTGAGGAGTTGGATGATAAagtaaaagaaattatttctttgcAATCTAAACTCGAGGAGTTGGACAAAGAGTACAGTAGTATTATTTCTAGCTCGAATAATCATgcggaagaaaataaattattgaaggaagcgattaataataatgaggtacttattgaaaatttacaaactgGTATCAAAGATCGGGAtgaaagaattatttatttgcaaCAGCAAGTAGATGAGTGCAATGAAGAAATCCAGCGTATGAATTACGTAATTGCTGATTACGAAGAATCTTCAAATTTgtctgtaattaaaataatggaaTTGACTGAAGAAGTGTCTAGGGCACGTGGTTTAGAAGAAGCAATAAGCGAAATTAAAGCAGAACATCAGCAGACAGTTGAAAGTCTACAGAATACGATATTAGAAAGTAAGCAAGCAattgatgaaattaaaaatcaactgAATGTTAAGGATGAAGAAATAGAagacttaaaatatatacttaatGAAAGCACGTATCCAGGAATAATCCAAGagcttcaaaataaaatagatactTTGTATCAGGAGAAGAATCAGTTGACACTGGCTTTGATGAAAAGTAACAAAGACTTGGGGGAATTGGAATTGCCTAGTGTGGATTTGAgtaaaatagaggaaaaaagtgaattaaaaGATTTGGGATCCAGTGAATTAGATGTCGCGCTTTATATGTTACATCAACGAGATGTGAGGTGTGAAGAATTGACTCATGAGTTGATGCAGCTGCTAGAAGAACGTGATACTCTTCAATTACGGTTATCTAACGCAATTCGCGTCAATGAAGAGCTCAGAAAATATTCTCCAGGTACTTCCAAGCCGGAAGATGATGCTGATAGTGTTGCTAGTCAGGAGACAAATGACGCTGCTTCTGTTTCCTCACAGTCTGAAGTTAAGGGTAAAGAAATCCTTGCTGAAAa